In Clostridium swellfunianum, a genomic segment contains:
- a CDS encoding ABC transporter ATP-binding protein, producing MSLLKTDNITMQFGGVVAVKDFNLELNQGEIVALIGPNGAGKTTAFNMITGVYTPTVGKICYKDKDITGIKPDKITKQGIARTFQNIRLFKDLSVLDNVLIANHLHIKSDVFSSVFKLPRYRREEKQMLDKSLELIDKVGLMDLKYEKASSLPYGKQRRLEIARALATNPEILLLDEPAAGMNPKETEDLTHFIKQIRDEFDLTIFMIEHHMQVVMDISDRIYVFDYGVTIAEGSPYEIQNNQRVIEAYLGVNEEDA from the coding sequence ATGAGTTTGCTTAAGACAGATAATATAACTATGCAGTTTGGCGGAGTAGTTGCAGTTAAGGACTTCAACCTTGAGCTTAATCAAGGTGAAATTGTAGCTTTAATAGGGCCTAACGGAGCAGGAAAAACCACTGCCTTCAATATGATAACAGGAGTTTATACACCTACAGTTGGAAAAATATGTTACAAGGATAAAGATATTACAGGAATTAAACCGGACAAGATAACAAAGCAGGGAATAGCTAGAACCTTTCAGAATATAAGATTGTTTAAGGACTTAAGCGTGCTTGATAATGTGCTTATAGCTAATCATCTTCACATAAAGTCTGACGTTTTTAGTTCTGTATTTAAGCTTCCTAGGTATAGAAGAGAAGAAAAACAGATGCTTGATAAGTCTCTAGAGCTTATAGATAAAGTAGGTCTAATGGATTTAAAATATGAAAAAGCTAGCTCACTGCCCTATGGAAAGCAGAGAAGACTTGAAATAGCAAGAGCACTTGCAACAAATCCTGAGATACTTCTTTTAGATGAGCCTGCTGCAGGAATGAATCCAAAGGAGACAGAAGACCTAACTCATTTCATAAAGCAAATAAGAGATGAATTTGATTTGACTATTTTTATGATTGAACATCATATGCAGGTTGTAATGGATATTTCAGACAGGATTTATGTATTTGATTACGGTGTAACCATAGCTGAGGGAAGCCCTTATGAAATACAAAATAACCAGAGGGTAATAGAGGCTTATCTGGGGGTGAATGAAGAAGATGCTTAA
- a CDS encoding branched-chain amino acid ABC transporter permease produces the protein MKLIFKSIKKFFSNRNLMLTYGALALVLLFVVFANMFLDRYVVRILNNCAIYVVLGLSMNLINGFTGLFSLGHAGFMAVGAYVTALLTMSAATKAQNFFMVPIVKPLENISLPFLPALLIAGLLSAFVAFLIGAPVLKLKGDYLAIATLGFAEIIRIVFTNTQSITNGALGIKGIPNTTNLWWTFGIALFTIFFMRQLINSSYGRALKAIREDEIAAESMGINLFKHKLLSFMIGAFFAGVGGGLLGNLLGTIDPNMFKFPLTFNILLIIVLGGMGSITGTIISAFVITIAGEALRFLDEGFLFIPAISGLRMVVFSALLMVVVLFFSKGLMGTREFSWNKFISIITRKPLQKGGNE, from the coding sequence ATGAAGTTGATTTTTAAAAGTATTAAAAAATTTTTTAGTAATAGAAATTTAATGCTCACATATGGGGCTTTAGCCTTAGTTCTTTTATTTGTAGTATTTGCAAATATGTTTTTAGACAGATATGTAGTAAGAATACTAAATAACTGTGCCATATATGTAGTTCTTGGGCTTAGTATGAATTTAATAAATGGCTTTACAGGTTTATTTTCTTTAGGACATGCAGGCTTTATGGCTGTAGGAGCATATGTAACTGCGCTATTAACTATGTCTGCAGCAACAAAAGCACAAAATTTTTTCATGGTACCTATAGTAAAACCCTTGGAAAATATAAGTCTTCCATTTCTACCTGCACTATTAATAGCAGGATTATTATCAGCTTTTGTAGCTTTTTTAATTGGTGCACCTGTACTTAAGCTTAAGGGGGATTATTTAGCAATAGCCACATTAGGCTTTGCTGAAATTATAAGAATAGTATTTACAAACACTCAGAGCATTACAAATGGAGCTTTAGGAATAAAGGGTATTCCAAATACAACAAATCTATGGTGGACTTTTGGAATTGCGTTATTTACCATATTTTTTATGAGACAACTTATAAACAGCAGCTATGGAAGAGCCTTAAAAGCAATAAGGGAAGATGAAATAGCTGCGGAAAGTATGGGAATAAACCTCTTTAAGCATAAGCTTTTATCCTTTATGATTGGAGCCTTCTTTGCAGGAGTAGGGGGAGGGCTTCTAGGAAACCTATTAGGAACAATAGACCCTAATATGTTCAAGTTTCCATTAACCTTTAACATACTTCTTATAATAGTTCTTGGTGGTATGGGAAGTATCACAGGAACTATTATTTCAGCTTTTGTTATAACAATTGCAGGAGAGGCACTAAGATTCTTAGATGAAGGCTTCTTATTTATACCAGCTATTTCGGGATTAAGAATGGTTGTTTTTTCAGCACTTCTTATGGTCGTTGTTTTGTTCTTTAGCAAAGGGCTTATGGGAACAAGGGAATTTAGTTGGAATAAGTTTATAAGCATAATAACAAGAAAGCCTCTACAAAAAGGAGGTAACGAGTGA